One window of the Trifolium pratense cultivar HEN17-A07 linkage group LG2, ARS_RC_1.1, whole genome shotgun sequence genome contains the following:
- the LOC123910215 gene encoding MADS-box transcription factor 1 isoform X1: MGRGRVELKRIENKINRQVTFAKRRNGLLKKAYELSVLCDAEVALIVFSNRGKLYEFCSTSSMLKTLERYQKCNYGAPEANVSSKEALVLELSSQQEYLKLKARYESLQRSQRNLMGEDLGPLSSKDLETLERQLDSSLKQIRSTRTQFMLDQLGDLQRKEHLLCEANRALRQRMEGYQINSLQLNLSAEDMGYGRHHQVHNQGDDLFQPIECEPTLQIGYQGDPGSVVTAGPSMNNFMGGWLP; encoded by the exons ATGGGAAGAGGAAGAGTGGAATTGAAGAGAATTGAGAACAAAATTAACAGACAAGTTACCTTTGCTAAACGAAGAAATGGTCTATTGAAGAAAGCTTATGAACTTTCTGTTCTTTGTGATGCCGAGGTTGCTCTCATCGTCTTCTCCAATCGAGGAAAACTCTATGAGTTTTGCAGCACTTCTAG CATGCTCAAAACTCTTGAGAGGTATCAGAAATGCAACTATGGAGCACCTGAAGCTAATGTGTCATCAAAGGAAGCTTTGGTATTG GAATTAAGCAGTCAACAGGAATACTTGAAGCTTAAGGCACGTTATGAATCTCTACAACGCTCTCAAAG GAACCTTATGGGAGAAGATCTTGGTCCTCTTAGCAGCAAAGATCTTGAAACACTTGAAAGACAGCTAGATTCATCCTTGAAGCAAATCAGATCCACAAGG aCCCAATTTATGCTGGATCAGCTGGGTGATCTTCAACGTAAG GAACACTTGCTATGTGAAGCAAACAGAGCTCTCAGACAAAGG ATGGAAGGGTATCAAATAAATTCTCTCCAACTGAATCTGAGTGCTGAAGATATGGGATATGGCCGTCATCATCAAGTTCACAACCAGGGTGATGATCTATTTCAACCAATTGAGTGTGAACCAACCTTACAAATTGG ATATCAGGGTGATCCAGGATCAGTGGTGACAGCAGGCCCAAGCATGAATAATTTCATGGGTGGATGGTTACCATGA
- the LOC123910215 gene encoding MADS-box transcription factor 1 isoform X2: protein MGRGRVELKRIENKINRQVTFAKRRNGLLKKAYELSVLCDAEVALIVFSNRGKLYEFCSTSSMLKTLERYQKCNYGAPEANVSSKEALELSSQQEYLKLKARYESLQRSQRNLMGEDLGPLSSKDLETLERQLDSSLKQIRSTRTQFMLDQLGDLQRKEHLLCEANRALRQRMEGYQINSLQLNLSAEDMGYGRHHQVHNQGDDLFQPIECEPTLQIGYQGDPGSVVTAGPSMNNFMGGWLP from the exons ATGGGAAGAGGAAGAGTGGAATTGAAGAGAATTGAGAACAAAATTAACAGACAAGTTACCTTTGCTAAACGAAGAAATGGTCTATTGAAGAAAGCTTATGAACTTTCTGTTCTTTGTGATGCCGAGGTTGCTCTCATCGTCTTCTCCAATCGAGGAAAACTCTATGAGTTTTGCAGCACTTCTAG CATGCTCAAAACTCTTGAGAGGTATCAGAAATGCAACTATGGAGCACCTGAAGCTAATGTGTCATCAAAGGAAGCTTTG GAATTAAGCAGTCAACAGGAATACTTGAAGCTTAAGGCACGTTATGAATCTCTACAACGCTCTCAAAG GAACCTTATGGGAGAAGATCTTGGTCCTCTTAGCAGCAAAGATCTTGAAACACTTGAAAGACAGCTAGATTCATCCTTGAAGCAAATCAGATCCACAAGG aCCCAATTTATGCTGGATCAGCTGGGTGATCTTCAACGTAAG GAACACTTGCTATGTGAAGCAAACAGAGCTCTCAGACAAAGG ATGGAAGGGTATCAAATAAATTCTCTCCAACTGAATCTGAGTGCTGAAGATATGGGATATGGCCGTCATCATCAAGTTCACAACCAGGGTGATGATCTATTTCAACCAATTGAGTGTGAACCAACCTTACAAATTGG ATATCAGGGTGATCCAGGATCAGTGGTGACAGCAGGCCCAAGCATGAATAATTTCATGGGTGGATGGTTACCATGA
- the LOC123909698 gene encoding uncharacterized protein LOC123909698: protein MMRRRQHHEDEQSKAFYELSAIVLNLLRSPPTPLNFSDHQTGPPIRRLPPPQISPAGFASLLLGISVALMLCGSVTFFIGFVLMPWVLGLIMILYVAGIVTTISDLGRSILCYVTAAPEPPPKDIPAWKLM from the exons ATGATGAGAAGAAGACAGCATCATGAAGATGAACAATCAAAAGCTTTCTACGAACTATCAGCAATTGTTCTTAATCTTCTCCGTTCACCACCAACACCGTTAAATTTCTCCGATCATCAAACGGGACCGCCTATACGGCGTTTACCTCCTCCTCAAATCTCGCCGGCGGGATTCGCTTCTCTGCTTCTTGGAATTTCGGTGGCTCTGATGCTATGTGGATCGGTCACGTTCTTTATTGGGTTCGTTTTGATGCCGTGGGTTTTAGGATTGATTATGATTCTTTATGTCGCTGGAATTGTTACCACTATCTCCGATTTGGGTCGTTCTATTCTTTGCTACGTTACGGCGGCACCGGAGCCGCCACCTAAGGATATACCAG CGTGGAAGCTTATGTGA
- the LOC123904908 gene encoding uncharacterized protein LOC123904908, translated as MFNWGSIVVTVMLFVLLTPGLLFQVPGRSRCIEFGNFQTSAAAIVVHSLLYFGLVCLFLIAVKVHFYIEVKQCLLSNTIYICVIICEIARKKIKYRSMADWGPVVIAVVLFVLLSPGLLFQVPGRNKVVEFGNMHTSGVSILVHTIIFFGLITIFLIAIGVHINTG; from the exons ATGTTTAACTGGGGGTCCATTGTTGTAACTGTGATGCTATTTGTGCTATTGACACCAGGGCTGCTATTTCAAGTTCCAGGGCGTTCAAGATGCATTGAGTTTGGAAACTTTCAAACAAGTGCTGCTGCCATTGTTGTTCATTCTCTTCTCTACTTTGGTCTTGTTTGTCTTTTCTTGATCGCCGTTAAGGTCCATTTTTACATAG AAGTCAAACAG TGTCTATTGtcaaatactatatatatatgtgttatAATTTGTGAAATAGCtaggaaaaaaattaagtatAGAAGTATGGCAGATTGGGGTCCAGTGGTGATAGCAGTGGTGCTGTTTGTGTTACTAAGTCCAGGATTGTTGTTTCAAGTTCCAGGAAGAAACAAAGTGGTGGAGTTTGGAAACATGCACACTAGTGGTGTGTCTATTTTGGTTCATACTATCATCTTTTTTGGATTAATTACCATCTTTCTTATTGCAATTGGTGTTCATATCAACACTGGCTAA